In Streptococcus gallolyticus subsp. gallolyticus DSM 16831, the sequence GAACCGCTGTTCAATACACCTGAGTAAACACGGAAGAATGTCAAACGACCTACGAATGGGTCAGTCATGATTTTGAATGCAAGGGCTGCAAATGGTTCTTCATCTGACGCTGGACGTTCTTCTTCTTCGTCTGTATCTGGGTTAACACCTTTGATTGCAGGGATGTCAAGTGGGCTTGGAAGGTAGTCAATAACTGCATCAAGCATCATTTGAACACCTTTGTTTTTGAAGGCAGAACCACAAAGAACTGGGAAGAATTCAACGTTGATAGTTGCTTTACGGATAGCAGCTTTCAATTCAGCTTCAGTGATTTCTTCACCTTCAAGGTATTTCATCATCAATTCTTCATCAGTTTCAGCAACTGCTTCGATCAATTTTTCACGATATTCGTTAGCTTGATCTACGTATTCAGCTGGAATATCTTCTTCAAGAATATCTGTACCAAGGTCGTTAGTATAGATTTCAGCTTTCATTTTAACCAAGTCAATGATACCGTTGAAGCTATCTTCAGAACCGATTGGCAATTGAATTGGGTGAGCGTTAGCTTGAAGACGATCGTGAAGTGTGCTTACTGAGTAAAGGAAGTCAGCACCGATTTTGTCCATTTTGTTTGAGAATACGATACGAGGAACACCGTATTCAGTAGCTTGACGCCAAACTGTTTCAGTTTGAGGTTCTACACCTGATTGTGAGTCAAGAACTGTTACCGCACCATCAAGAACACGAAGAGAACGTTGTACTTCGATTGTGAAGTCCACGTGTCCTGGTGTGTCGATAATGTTTACACGGTAGTCTTTCCATTGTGCAGTTGTAGCGGCAGATGTGATTGTGATACCACGTTCTTGCTCTTGTTCCATCCAGTCCATTTGTGAAGCACCTTCGTGTGTTTCACCGATTTTATGGATTTTACCAGTATAGTAAAGAATACGCTCAGTTGTTGTTGTTTTACCAGCATCGACGTGAGCCATGATACCAATGTTACGAGTTTTTTCAAGTGAAAATTCGCGAGCCATTTTTTTCTCCTATGTATAAATTTAATTTACTACTCTATTATAGCATACTTTTAGAACGGATAGGCAGGACCTACCCGTTCTAAACATGCTTTATTAAATTTGATACAGATTAGCAAACAAAACACTTGCTAAACACAGCCTGAATACCAGTAGTAAAAAGGTTTAATTGTATTCGAAGCTTTGTATCTGTATATCGCAGATTACCAGCGGAAGTGTGCGAATGCACGGTTTGCTTCTGCCATACGGTGTGTATCTTCGCGTTTTTTAACTGAAGCACCAGTGTTGTTAGCAGCATCCAAGATTTCTTTTGCAAGACGATCTTTCATAGTGTGTTCACCACGAGCACGTGATGCAGTTACCAACCAACGAAGTCCAAGAGTTGTACGACGTTCTGGACGAACTTCAACTGGGACTTGGTAGTTAGAACCACCAACACGACGAGCACGTACTTCAAGAACAGGCATGATGTTTTCCATAGCTGTTTCGAATACTTCAAGTGCATCGTTTCCAGTAGCTTCTTTGATTTGTTCAAATGCATCATAAACGATTGATGCAGCTGTACCACGTTTACCATCAAGCATAACACGGTTGATAAGACGTGTTACAAGTTGTGAATTGTATAATGGATCTGGCAATACTTCGCGTTTAGGCGCTCTATTTTTACGACTCATTTTTTCTTATCCCCCTTCTATTATCCTTTAGGACGTTTAGCACCGTATTTAGAACGGCCTTGTTTACGATCAGCAACACCTGCAGTATCAAGTGCACCACGAACGATGTGGTAACGTACCCCTGGAAGGTCTTTTACACGTCCACCACGGATAAGAACAACACTGTGTTCTTGAAGGTTGTGTCCGATACCTGGGATGTATGCAGTAACTTCGATAAGGTTGCTCAAACGTACACGAGCGAATTTACGAAGGGCTGAGTTAGGTTTTTTAGGTGTCATTGTTCCAACACGAGTTGCAACACCACGTTTTTGTGGTGAAGATACGTTAGTTTGAACTTTTTTGTGGCTGTTGTAACCAACGTTAAGTGCTGGTGATTTAGATTTTTCAACTTTAGATTTACGTGGTTTACGTACCAACTGGTTGATTGTAGGCATCT encodes:
- the rpsG gene encoding 30S ribosomal protein S7, whose protein sequence is MSRKNRAPKREVLPDPLYNSQLVTRLINRVMLDGKRGTAASIVYDAFEQIKEATGNDALEVFETAMENIMPVLEVRARRVGGSNYQVPVEVRPERRTTLGLRWLVTASRARGEHTMKDRLAKEILDAANNTGASVKKREDTHRMAEANRAFAHFRW
- the rpsL gene encoding 30S ribosomal protein S12, which encodes MPTINQLVRKPRKSKVEKSKSPALNVGYNSHKKVQTNVSSPQKRGVATRVGTMTPKKPNSALRKFARVRLSNLIEVTAYIPGIGHNLQEHSVVLIRGGRVKDLPGVRYHIVRGALDTAGVADRKQGRSKYGAKRPKG